The following are encoded together in the Oryzias melastigma strain HK-1 linkage group LG17, ASM292280v2, whole genome shotgun sequence genome:
- the rbp2b gene encoding retinol-binding protein 2b, with translation MPPDISGKWILETNDRLEDYMKALNIDFATRKIALALSQTKLITQDGDKFTIKTCSTFRNYEISFTVGVEFDEHTVGLDNRHVKSLIKWEGDELVCTQTGQKANRGWKHWIQEEKLYLELTCEDAVCLQVFKKKE, from the exons ATGCCTCCAGATATCAGCGGGAAATGGATTCTGGAAACCAATGACAGATTGGAGGATTACATGAAAGCGCtaa ATATTGACTTTGCCACGAGGAAAATTGCCCTCGCCTTGTCACAGACCAAACTGATCACCCAAGACGGAGACAAGTTTACCatcaaaacctgcagcacctttAGGAATTATGAGATTTCCTTCACAGTTGGGGTGGAATTTGATGAGCATACTGTGGGATTAGACAACAGACATGTCAAG AGTTTGATAAAGTGGGAGGGGGACGAGCTGGTGTGCACTCAGACGGGACAGAAAGCCAATCGTGGCTGGAAACACTGGATCCAAGAGGAAAAACTCTACCTG gagcTGACTTGTGAAGATGCAGTGTGTCTTCAGGTGttcaagaaaaaagaataa
- the LOC112147331 gene encoding retinol-binding protein 1 isoform X2, whose protein sequence is MSVDLNGYWKMVSNDNFDEYMKALGVNAAIRTIASLLKTDKDIVQDGDHFKIKTLSTFKNYNMDFHVGQEFEEDLSGVDDRKCLTTINWDGDKLVCVQKGEIEGRGWTHWVVGDELHLELRAGGAVCKQVYKKTT, encoded by the exons ATGTCTGTGGATCTCAACGGATACTGGAAGATGGTTTCCAATGACAACTTTGATGAATACATGAAGGCTCTTG GTGTGAATGCAGCCATCAGGACTATCGCCAGCTTACTAAAGACTGACAAGGACATCGTTCAAGATGGGGATCACTTTAAAATCAAGACCCTCAGCACTTTCAAAAACTACAACATGGACTTCCACGTGGGACAAGAGTTTGAAGAGGATCTCAGCGGcgtggatgacaggaagtgctTG ACCACCATCAACTGGGACGGAGACAAACTGGTTTGTGTGCAGAAGGGAGAGATTGAAGGAAGAGGATGGACCCACTGGGTGGTGGGAGATGAGCTTCATCTG GAGCTGAGAGCTGGAGGAGCCGTGTGCAAACAGGTTTACAAGAAGACAACATGA